In the Streptomyces sp. cg36 genome, one interval contains:
- a CDS encoding sodium:solute symporter family protein, with protein sequence MNSLDWAVLIGYFGVMVAIGVWSHKRVDDVSDFFTAGGRMPWWLSGISHHMSGYSAVMFTGYAGVAYRYGVTSYVTWSFPIAIGIGIGARLFAPRLNRLRSRLHVASPLEYLKNRYNVPTQQALAWSGMLLKIVDVGAKWAAIATLLSVFTGLSINQGILITGLVTGVYCTVGGLWADALTELGQFVIQLCAGVAMLIAVMAKLSGFSTLWTVWDDLPDAHAHPTAGPYTLTFLLAYLFIKTFEYSGGMWNQAQRYMATDSARSATRSAWLSAALWLIWPLVLFFPMWCAPLLVRAEKPDASDSYALMTESLLPHGLLGLVIVGFFSHTMAMCSSDANAISAVFTRDIAPALSRRARGWDSRTGLVAARVSTLVFLALSMTIATQINSPAFKDIITVVIKWVAGLMGPIAIPFMLGMLRTFRRSGPTAALTSWASGLVAFYLVNYHLDGSDRTSVALQYQVSLPLAVSLVLYVLIGLVRPEDTPERDALLARIDSDGDGPAAGGAVAAGAVPAQPAGGDAKVRER encoded by the coding sequence ATGAACAGTCTCGACTGGGCCGTGCTCATCGGCTACTTCGGCGTGATGGTCGCCATCGGCGTCTGGTCCCACAAGCGTGTGGACGACGTCTCCGACTTCTTCACGGCGGGCGGACGGATGCCCTGGTGGCTCTCGGGCATCTCGCACCACATGTCCGGCTACAGCGCCGTGATGTTCACGGGATACGCGGGCGTCGCCTACCGCTACGGCGTGACGTCCTACGTCACCTGGTCCTTCCCCATCGCGATCGGCATCGGCATCGGCGCCCGGCTCTTCGCGCCCCGGCTCAACCGGCTGCGCTCGCGCCTGCACGTGGCCTCGCCGCTCGAATACCTCAAGAACCGCTACAACGTGCCCACCCAGCAGGCCCTCGCCTGGTCGGGCATGCTGCTGAAGATCGTCGACGTCGGCGCCAAGTGGGCGGCCATCGCCACCCTGCTCTCCGTCTTCACCGGTCTCTCCATCAACCAGGGCATCCTCATCACGGGCCTCGTCACCGGCGTCTACTGCACGGTCGGCGGCCTGTGGGCCGACGCCCTCACCGAGCTCGGGCAGTTCGTCATCCAGCTCTGCGCGGGCGTCGCCATGCTGATCGCCGTGATGGCGAAGCTCAGCGGCTTCAGCACCCTGTGGACGGTCTGGGACGACCTGCCGGACGCCCACGCCCACCCGACGGCCGGCCCGTACACGCTGACGTTCCTCCTCGCCTACCTCTTCATCAAGACCTTCGAGTACTCGGGCGGCATGTGGAACCAGGCCCAGCGCTACATGGCCACCGACTCGGCCCGCTCCGCGACCCGTTCGGCCTGGCTCTCGGCCGCGCTGTGGCTGATCTGGCCGCTGGTCCTGTTCTTCCCCATGTGGTGCGCGCCGCTGCTGGTGCGGGCCGAGAAGCCCGACGCCTCCGACTCGTACGCGCTGATGACCGAGTCCCTGCTGCCGCACGGGCTGCTCGGCCTGGTCATCGTCGGCTTCTTCTCCCACACCATGGCGATGTGCTCCTCGGACGCCAACGCCATCTCCGCCGTCTTCACCCGCGACATCGCGCCCGCCCTGTCCCGGCGGGCGCGCGGCTGGGACTCGCGGACCGGGCTGGTCGCGGCCCGCGTCTCCACCCTGGTGTTCCTCGCGCTGTCCATGACGATCGCCACCCAGATCAACTCCCCCGCCTTCAAGGACATCATCACCGTGGTGATCAAGTGGGTGGCCGGGCTGATGGGCCCGATCGCGATCCCGTTCATGCTGGGCATGCTGCGGACGTTCCGCAGGTCCGGGCCGACCGCGGCGCTCACCAGCTGGGCGTCCGGACTGGTCGCGTTCTACCTCGTCAACTACCACCTGGACGGCTCGGACCGCACGAGCGTGGCGCTCCAGTACCAGGTCTCGCTGCCGCTCGCCGTCTCGCTCGTCCTGTACGTGCTGATCGGCCTGGTCAGGCCCGAGGACACCCCGGAGCGGGACGCGCTGCTCGCCCGGATCGACTCCGACGGCGACGGCCCGGCCGCGGGTGGTGCGGTGGCCGCCGGGGCCGTCCCCGCTCAGCCGGCGGGCGGGGACGCGAAGGTGCGCGAGCGGTAG
- a CDS encoding SDR family oxidoreductase has protein sequence MLLSGKTVLVSGVGAGLGHQVAATVVRDGGNAVLGARTGENLAKTAHEIDPAGARTAHRPTDITSETDCAALAALALERFGRIDAVVHVAAWDSYFGGVEDADLATWQGVLDVNLLGTLRMTRACLPALKERGGAVVVIGTQSAIAAPSQVSQAAYAASKGALTSAMYSMAREFGPHRIRVNTVLPGWMWGPPVQAYVRFTAHTEKVPEDEVLARLTERMALPELATDGDVAEAVAFLASDRARAITGQSLLVNAGEIMR, from the coding sequence ATGTTGCTGAGCGGGAAGACGGTCCTCGTGTCCGGCGTCGGGGCGGGGCTCGGGCACCAGGTGGCCGCGACCGTCGTACGGGACGGCGGCAACGCGGTGCTCGGCGCGCGCACCGGGGAGAACCTGGCCAAGACGGCCCACGAGATCGACCCCGCGGGCGCCCGCACCGCGCACCGGCCCACCGACATCACCTCCGAGACCGACTGCGCGGCGCTGGCCGCGCTGGCGCTCGAACGGTTCGGCCGGATCGACGCGGTCGTCCATGTCGCCGCCTGGGACAGCTACTTCGGCGGGGTCGAGGACGCCGACCTCGCCACCTGGCAGGGCGTGCTGGACGTCAACCTGCTCGGCACCCTGCGGATGACCCGGGCCTGCCTGCCCGCCCTCAAGGAGCGCGGGGGCGCGGTCGTCGTCATCGGCACCCAGTCGGCCATCGCCGCGCCCTCCCAGGTCAGCCAGGCCGCGTACGCGGCGTCCAAGGGCGCGCTGACGTCGGCGATGTACTCCATGGCCCGGGAGTTCGGGCCGCACCGGATCCGGGTGAACACGGTGCTGCCCGGATGGATGTGGGGGCCGCCGGTGCAGGCGTACGTGCGGTTCACCGCGCACACCGAGAAGGTGCCCGAGGACGAGGTGCTGGCCCGGCTCACCGAGCGGATGGCCCTGCCGGAGCTGGCGACGGACGGGGACGTGGCGGAGGCCGTGGCGTTCCTGGCCTCGGACCGGGCGAGGGCGATCACGGGCCAGTCGCTGCTGGTGAACGCCGGGGAGATCATGCGTTAG
- a CDS encoding DUF397 domain-containing protein, whose amino-acid sequence MRVQQPALTDWTKSSYSGPHGDCVEVKAADRSTVSVRDSKKPLDGMLDFAPETWSAFIQDVNRTSPRGV is encoded by the coding sequence ATGCGTGTTCAGCAGCCCGCACTGACCGACTGGACCAAGTCCTCGTACTCGGGCCCGCACGGGGACTGCGTGGAAGTCAAAGCGGCGGATCGCTCGACCGTGTCGGTCCGCGACTCCAAGAAGCCCCTCGACGGAATGCTCGACTTCGCCCCCGAGACGTGGTCGGCCTTCATCCAGGACGTCAACCGCACCTCGCCGCGCGGAGTCTGA
- a CDS encoding helix-turn-helix domain-containing protein, producing the protein MASNVNPTVRRRRLGQELRRLRELKGMTAEEVAERLLVSQSKISRLENGRRSISQRDVRDLCGVYEVEDHRIVDSLMQMAKDSRQQGWWHAFGDIPYSVYIGLETDAASLRVYESLIVPGLLQTREYAQAVIEGMWPEATSSDIDKRIQIRLKRQDRLTDPNNPLRFWVVIDEALLRRVVGNERIMRDQLLHLAQLSEQPHVTLQVLPYDAGAHPGMYGKFAILEFHDAMDASVVYLEGVTSDLYLEKANDVQSYTVMYEHLRAKALSAEQSRDFIHRVADGYSS; encoded by the coding sequence GTGGCGTCCAACGTCAATCCCACCGTCAGGCGACGCCGACTGGGCCAGGAGCTCCGTCGGCTCCGCGAGCTGAAGGGCATGACGGCCGAGGAGGTCGCCGAGCGTCTGCTGGTCTCCCAGTCGAAGATCAGCCGCCTGGAGAACGGCCGCCGTTCCATCAGCCAGCGCGACGTGCGCGACCTGTGCGGGGTGTACGAGGTCGAGGACCACCGGATCGTCGACTCGCTGATGCAGATGGCCAAGGACTCGCGCCAGCAGGGCTGGTGGCACGCCTTCGGCGACATCCCGTACAGCGTCTACATCGGTCTGGAGACGGACGCCGCGAGCCTGCGCGTCTACGAGTCGCTGATCGTGCCGGGACTGCTGCAGACGCGGGAGTACGCGCAGGCGGTCATCGAAGGCATGTGGCCCGAGGCCACCTCCAGCGACATCGACAAACGGATCCAGATCCGGCTCAAACGCCAGGACCGGCTCACCGACCCGAACAATCCGCTGCGCTTCTGGGTGGTCATCGACGAGGCGCTGCTGCGCCGCGTGGTCGGCAACGAGCGGATCATGCGGGACCAGTTGCTGCACCTGGCGCAGCTGAGCGAGCAGCCGCACGTCACGCTCCAGGTACTGCCGTACGACGCGGGCGCGCACCCGGGGATGTACGGCAAGTTCGCCATCCTGGAGTTCCACGACGCCATGGACGCGAGCGTGGTCTATCTGGAGGGCGTCACCAGCGACCTGTACCTGGAGAAGGCCAACGACGTGCAGAGCTACACCGTGATGTACGAGCACCTGCGGGCCAAGGCGCTCAGCGCCGAGCAGTCCCGGGACTTCATCCACCGTGTGGCGGACGGCTACTCGTCGTGA
- a CDS encoding GPP34 family phosphoprotein codes for MGRSRRTIPEELLLLALDPATGTTAQPQSLDLGLAGAQLVELALAGRIAPDGDRIAVVMARPTGDPTLDSALELLRRRGSPVRAVHWIGGPRLGLRQTYLSHLERCGMVHAVAGQMCGVLPTTRYQATDTAISREIRSRLDSAIRTGVPPDPRTAALAALAHAVGLGKHLYPGNEGRSSRSRLRDLIRHDPMGGLVAHAVMDVQNGVGAQPRRSANGTAAGAAAGPRPTATASGVPMQPHRGSMARAVAH; via the coding sequence ATGGGCAGGAGCCGCAGAACAATTCCGGAGGAGCTTCTGCTGCTCGCTCTGGACCCGGCCACGGGTACCACAGCGCAGCCGCAGTCGCTCGACCTCGGCCTCGCCGGAGCACAGCTAGTGGAGCTGGCTCTGGCAGGACGGATAGCCCCAGACGGGGATCGTATCGCCGTGGTGATGGCACGGCCGACAGGAGATCCGACACTGGACTCCGCACTGGAACTGCTGCGCAGGCGCGGCAGCCCGGTCCGGGCCGTCCACTGGATCGGCGGGCCCCGGCTGGGGCTGCGCCAGACGTATCTCTCGCATCTGGAGAGGTGCGGCATGGTTCATGCCGTGGCCGGCCAGATGTGCGGGGTGCTGCCGACGACTCGCTACCAGGCGACGGACACGGCGATCAGCCGGGAAATCAGGTCCCGGCTGGACAGTGCGATCCGCACCGGCGTGCCGCCGGACCCGCGGACCGCGGCGCTCGCCGCCCTGGCCCACGCGGTCGGCCTCGGCAAGCACCTCTACCCGGGCAACGAGGGGCGTTCATCCCGCTCCCGTCTCCGGGATCTGATCAGGCACGACCCCATGGGCGGACTCGTGGCGCACGCCGTGATGGACGTCCAGAACGGAGTGGGCGCACAGCCGCGCCGCAGTGCCAACGGCACCGCAGCCGGCGCCGCGGCGGGCCCACGTCCCACCGCGACCGCGAGCGGGGTCCCGATGCAGCCGCACCGCGGCAGCATGGCCCGCGCCGTGGCGCACTAG
- a CDS encoding D-alanyl-D-alanine carboxypeptidase yields MVRTGSDGAPGRREEASVAGESPDRSEQQQSSGETTPSERDPRVAVFGPDDGPAGPSGSRPERNGFANGSANGSANGSPKGSAGTAVNGSANGTANGSANGTPVNGSADTDAPASDAPTDRATAVFRAPRQEDHEARDTRLRAAVAAWVATDEDEDAPADADRADAREADADKAGPADSAPGEAAEATEPEKADKGDKADKGGEADGSVRADERPAGGDTPVREAAADDAKPADRSAPGAAAAPGADADGAGDTPGAEPDAKPKPDGKPKPEGKAAGTTGEADTAAGPEADADGRPGAAAATTAEPKTGDKPGAKADAESGAKAEAKPGAGAEPEAERGAESDSGAKADAGAEPEAEAEGRPGAEAESGVKSGGKSDAGGKPARPAASWGAKPSGGDVVDQPTAVFKAVKPPVVDQPTTAIRRPGAGASTFVPLRSDDVRPAAPKTEPKGDAKAAGTAAAPASPRIRVPDADVAERTRQQPLPPKPPLDLLAELTNTPPPPQTPVRTVVRRFKIWTPLVILLLVVFAVVQFVRPLPDAELKMTAAPTFTFDGAAPQLPWPSEGQGIISVSGLGTVGRFGEEKPVPIASVTKSMTAYIIMRDHPMKPGEKGASIPVDALAEKEGGYNKTGDESTVDTIKAGQKLSQKDALSAVMIPSANNVARLLARWDAGSEAAFVKKMNDTAKQLGMVNTTYTDPSGLNATTVSTAVDQVKLGQELVKDPALVEITRQPFWVDPTGKKWRNYNELPPYNGAIGIKTGSTSKAGGNLLFASRKMVGGTEQTIVGAVFGQHKAVSILDLVNKVSKKVLVSTRGALTSAQVIKKGTVVGQVDDGLGGTTAVVATKDLTIAGWSGLQVAIKLTAENGKVPHSAKAGTVIGKLTVGSGSGQVSAPVALQKDLAEPGPVAKLTRLG; encoded by the coding sequence ATGGTTCGGACAGGTTCGGACGGCGCCCCGGGGCGCCGGGAGGAGGCATCGGTGGCGGGCGAGTCCCCCGACAGGTCGGAGCAGCAGCAGTCGTCGGGGGAGACGACTCCGAGCGAACGCGATCCCCGTGTGGCGGTCTTCGGTCCGGACGACGGCCCGGCGGGCCCGTCCGGTTCCCGGCCGGAGCGCAATGGTTTCGCAAACGGTTCCGCGAACGGCTCGGCGAACGGCTCCCCGAAGGGTTCGGCGGGTACGGCGGTGAACGGCTCCGCCAACGGCACGGCGAACGGCTCCGCCAACGGCACGCCCGTGAACGGCTCGGCCGACACCGACGCCCCGGCGTCCGACGCGCCGACGGACCGGGCGACCGCCGTCTTCCGCGCGCCCCGCCAGGAGGACCACGAGGCCCGTGACACCCGTCTGCGGGCGGCCGTGGCGGCCTGGGTCGCCACCGACGAGGACGAGGACGCGCCCGCCGACGCGGACCGGGCCGACGCGCGCGAGGCCGACGCCGACAAGGCCGGACCGGCGGACTCCGCGCCCGGCGAGGCGGCGGAGGCGACCGAGCCGGAGAAGGCCGACAAGGGCGACAAGGCCGACAAGGGCGGCGAGGCCGACGGTTCCGTACGGGCCGACGAGCGTCCGGCGGGCGGCGACACGCCCGTACGCGAGGCCGCGGCCGACGACGCGAAGCCCGCGGACCGGTCCGCGCCCGGGGCCGCCGCCGCGCCGGGGGCGGACGCCGACGGGGCCGGGGACACGCCCGGGGCCGAGCCGGACGCGAAGCCGAAGCCGGACGGGAAGCCGAAGCCGGAGGGGAAGGCCGCCGGTACCACTGGCGAGGCCGACACCGCCGCCGGGCCGGAGGCGGACGCCGACGGCAGGCCCGGGGCCGCCGCCGCGACCACCGCCGAGCCGAAGACCGGAGACAAGCCCGGGGCCAAGGCCGACGCCGAGTCCGGGGCCAAGGCTGAGGCCAAGCCCGGCGCCGGGGCCGAGCCGGAAGCCGAGCGCGGAGCCGAGTCCGACTCTGGGGCCAAGGCTGACGCCGGGGCCGAGCCGGAAGCCGAGGCCGAGGGCAGGCCCGGGGCGGAGGCCGAGTCCGGGGTCAAGTCCGGCGGCAAGTCCGACGCCGGCGGCAAGCCCGCCCGTCCCGCCGCCTCCTGGGGTGCCAAGCCCAGTGGCGGGGACGTGGTGGACCAGCCCACCGCCGTCTTCAAGGCCGTCAAGCCGCCCGTCGTGGACCAGCCCACCACCGCCATCCGGCGGCCGGGCGCCGGGGCGAGCACGTTCGTGCCGCTGCGCTCGGACGACGTGCGCCCGGCCGCGCCCAAGACGGAGCCGAAGGGCGACGCGAAGGCGGCCGGCACCGCCGCCGCGCCCGCCTCGCCGCGCATCCGGGTGCCGGACGCCGACGTCGCCGAGCGGACCCGGCAGCAGCCGCTGCCGCCCAAGCCCCCGCTCGACCTGCTGGCCGAGCTGACCAACACCCCGCCCCCGCCGCAGACCCCGGTCCGCACGGTGGTGCGGCGGTTCAAGATCTGGACCCCGCTGGTCATCCTGCTGCTGGTGGTCTTTGCGGTCGTGCAGTTCGTGCGCCCGCTGCCGGACGCCGAGCTGAAGATGACGGCGGCGCCCACCTTCACCTTCGACGGCGCCGCGCCGCAGCTGCCGTGGCCCAGCGAGGGCCAGGGCATCATCTCGGTGTCGGGGCTCGGCACGGTCGGCCGGTTCGGCGAGGAGAAGCCCGTCCCGATCGCCAGCGTGACCAAGTCGATGACCGCGTACATCATCATGCGCGACCACCCGATGAAGCCCGGCGAGAAGGGCGCCTCCATCCCGGTCGACGCGCTCGCCGAGAAGGAGGGCGGCTACAACAAGACGGGTGACGAGTCGACCGTCGACACCATCAAGGCGGGCCAGAAGCTCAGCCAGAAGGACGCGCTGAGCGCGGTCATGATTCCGTCCGCGAACAACGTGGCGCGGCTGCTGGCGCGCTGGGACGCGGGCTCCGAGGCGGCGTTCGTCAAGAAGATGAACGACACCGCGAAGCAGCTCGGGATGGTGAACACCACGTACACCGACCCCTCGGGTCTGAACGCCACCACCGTGTCGACCGCCGTGGACCAGGTGAAGCTGGGCCAGGAGCTGGTGAAGGACCCGGCGCTCGTCGAGATCACCCGCCAGCCGTTCTGGGTCGACCCGACCGGCAAGAAGTGGCGCAACTACAACGAGCTGCCGCCCTACAACGGCGCCATCGGCATCAAGACCGGCTCGACCTCCAAGGCCGGCGGCAACCTGCTGTTCGCCTCCCGCAAGATGGTCGGCGGCACCGAGCAGACGATCGTGGGCGCGGTCTTCGGCCAGCACAAGGCCGTCTCGATCCTGGACCTGGTGAACAAGGTCAGCAAGAAGGTGCTGGTCTCCACCCGCGGTGCGCTCACCTCCGCGCAGGTGATCAAGAAGGGCACGGTCGTCGGCCAGGTGGACGACGGTCTGGGCGGCACCACCGCGGTGGTGGCCACCAAGGACCTGACGATCGCCGGCTGGTCCGGACTCCAGGTCGCGATCAAGCTGACCGCCGAGAACGGCAAGGTGCCGCACTCGGCCAAGGCGGGAACCGTGATCGGCAAGCTCACGGTGGGCTCCGGCAGCGGCCAGGTGTCGGCCCCGGTGGCCCTCCAGAAGGACCTGGCCGAGCCCGGTCCCGTCGCGAAGCTGACCCGTCTGGGCTGA
- a CDS encoding MFS transporter: MTTAEPTPTRADGSSAPRPKGRIQDDKQDRDPVPETDLDTGPPAARTTGSDAEDRTERMGGTEAGGAAAVGAIRKAWIRLSGITTRHPVYVVTAVAAVGHLMWFFFFANSGGDLAAQDAWAEFVGRHPASAYNLAWYGGMHPVSYSVVSPYLMSLLGVRTTMMIAGTVSAGLTTLILVRLKAVRNPLPCAFAGVFAFVCNAMSGRVTFGLGTMFALGAVAAVFCWPHRWRTERWAKGAVAAPLAGLATASSPVAGLFLGVIAAALFLNRRRPAAYTLGLPPVAVVALSSLLFPFSGTQPMSLGSTSLPFVFAVFVLFLVPKEWKTVRTAAAVYAVGTLLTWLIDSQIGSNVTRLAMLFAGVVLLAALPYTAPRSRKWFALVIAFAGMNFWVGFKGVDDIVRTAPAASWARELAPLVDQLQEVGAERGRVEVVPASSHREASALSPYVNLARGWNRQADMERNPLFYDDTLNSASYRGWLDRWAVHYVVLPTGTPDSGALQEAKLVQKGQPYLKELWRDPNWQLFAVDDPTPLADPPATVLHAGEGEWTLNVKAPGRVLIRIPYSPWLKLVDEKGKGVEPPQETPESKRRAHGTPKTFSNPNGCLWKAAEDAAGDEWTELLAPKAGTYRVAAPYSLRRGTACPTELRPGH; encoded by the coding sequence GTGACCACCGCTGAGCCGACGCCCACCCGCGCCGACGGCAGCAGCGCCCCTCGGCCGAAGGGGCGAATACAGGACGACAAGCAGGACAGGGACCCGGTGCCGGAGACCGACCTGGACACGGGTCCGCCAGCAGCACGGACCACCGGTTCGGACGCCGAGGACCGTACGGAGCGTATGGGCGGTACGGAAGCCGGTGGGGCCGCGGCCGTGGGCGCGATCCGGAAGGCGTGGATCCGGTTGAGTGGGATCACCACCCGCCACCCGGTGTACGTGGTGACGGCGGTCGCCGCCGTCGGCCACCTCATGTGGTTCTTCTTCTTCGCCAACAGCGGCGGCGACCTCGCCGCCCAGGACGCCTGGGCCGAGTTCGTCGGCCGCCACCCCGCCTCCGCGTACAACCTGGCCTGGTACGGCGGGATGCACCCCGTCTCCTACAGCGTGGTCTCGCCGTATCTGATGTCGCTGCTGGGCGTACGGACGACGATGATGATCGCCGGGACCGTGTCGGCCGGGCTGACCACGCTGATCCTGGTCCGGCTGAAGGCCGTCCGCAATCCGCTGCCGTGCGCGTTCGCGGGGGTCTTCGCCTTCGTCTGCAACGCCATGTCCGGCCGGGTGACCTTCGGGCTCGGCACCATGTTCGCGCTCGGCGCGGTCGCCGCCGTCTTCTGCTGGCCGCACCGCTGGCGCACCGAGCGGTGGGCCAAGGGCGCGGTCGCGGCCCCGCTGGCCGGGCTCGCCACCGCGAGCAGCCCCGTCGCGGGCCTCTTCCTCGGGGTGATCGCCGCCGCGCTGTTCCTGAACCGGCGCCGCCCTGCCGCGTACACCCTGGGGCTGCCGCCGGTCGCGGTGGTGGCGCTGTCCTCGCTGCTGTTCCCGTTCTCCGGCACCCAGCCGATGTCGCTCGGCTCGACGTCGCTGCCGTTCGTCTTCGCCGTCTTCGTGCTCTTCCTGGTGCCCAAGGAGTGGAAGACGGTCCGCACGGCCGCCGCCGTCTACGCCGTCGGCACGCTCCTCACCTGGCTGATCGACTCGCAGATCGGGTCCAATGTGACCCGGCTCGCGATGCTCTTCGCCGGAGTGGTGCTGCTGGCCGCCCTGCCGTACACGGCGCCGCGCTCGCGCAAGTGGTTCGCGCTGGTCATCGCCTTCGCCGGGATGAACTTCTGGGTCGGCTTCAAGGGCGTCGACGACATCGTGCGCACCGCCCCCGCCGCCTCCTGGGCGCGCGAGCTCGCGCCGCTGGTCGACCAGCTCCAGGAGGTGGGCGCCGAGCGCGGGCGCGTCGAGGTGGTCCCCGCCTCCAGCCACCGCGAGGCGTCGGCGCTCTCCCCGTACGTCAACCTCGCCCGGGGCTGGAACCGCCAGGCCGACATGGAGCGCAACCCGCTCTTCTACGACGACACCCTGAACTCGGCGAGCTACCGGGGCTGGCTGGACCGCTGGGCCGTCCACTACGTGGTGCTGCCCACCGGCACGCCCGACTCCGGCGCCCTCCAGGAGGCCAAGCTGGTGCAGAAGGGCCAGCCGTACCTGAAGGAGCTGTGGCGCGACCCCAACTGGCAGCTCTTCGCCGTCGACGACCCGACCCCGCTGGCCGACCCGCCCGCCACCGTGCTGCACGCGGGCGAGGGCGAGTGGACGCTGAACGTGAAGGCGCCCGGCCGGGTCCTCATCCGCATCCCGTACTCGCCGTGGCTGAAGCTGGTCGACGAGAAGGGCAAGGGCGTCGAGCCGCCGCAGGAGACGCCGGAGTCCAAGCGCCGCGCCCACGGCACGCCCAAGACGTTCAGCAACCCCAACGGCTGCCTGTGGAAGGCGGCGGAGGACGCGGCGGGCGACGAGTGGACGGAGCTGCTCGCCCCCAAGGCGGGTACGTACCGGGTGGCCGCGCCGTACAGCCTGCGGCGCGGCACGGCCTGCCCGACGGAGCTCCGCCCCGGCCACTAG
- a CDS encoding amidohydrolase translates to MRSSALPSRRLVLAATLGAAAVSAGLPATAATASPRRSAALVVHGARVLTGEAGGPVRQAVAVGRDGLILATGGDAGLRRYIGRDTEVVDARGATVMSGIHDGHAHPLGAGERTLHPSLDGASLTVAELQERLRGFLAADPGHEPDGWLVVEDWNPVGLLPTGTVPHHRVLDALPTRRPVALIGNDGHNAWANQRALDLAGITAATPDPAGGQIVRDPDGTPGGLLKDTAQDLLTRVVPPPTPAELANACARALALAAASGITTFMDASVETRQLDTYAALAASGRLPQRIVPALLIGPELARDPAAALRHVRELRARYGEVPGLRFGTAKVFLDGVIEYPSQTAALLAPYLDAEGRPTGHRGDLYVSAADYGRLATVFDRADWQLHAHAIGDRAVRTALDGYETAVRANGRRGNRHTVAHLQLVDPADHARFARLGVVACMQLQWAMRDIWTMEALLPYIGPERHRLLYPARSLERHGAALSGGSDWPVDPLQTWNQLRTAIDREGAEAAEGALYPEREGLSRASSLRMHTAGTAHQLRMERLSGRLLPGMAADLVVLDRDVTRVPVREISDVRVRLTLVGGRAVYEGGPVPGAPAAPARPASLAQVHGGRHAGCGCG, encoded by the coding sequence ATGCGCAGCAGTGCCCTCCCCTCCCGCCGACTGGTCCTCGCGGCCACCCTCGGGGCGGCGGCCGTCTCCGCCGGTCTCCCCGCCACCGCCGCCACCGCCTCGCCCAGACGCTCCGCCGCGCTCGTCGTGCACGGGGCGCGGGTGCTCACCGGCGAGGCCGGCGGGCCGGTGCGCCAGGCCGTCGCCGTCGGGCGCGACGGCCTGATCCTGGCCACCGGCGGCGACGCCGGGCTGCGCCGGTACATCGGCCGCGACACCGAGGTGGTGGACGCGCGCGGCGCCACCGTGATGAGCGGCATCCACGACGGGCACGCCCACCCGCTGGGCGCCGGGGAGCGGACCCTGCACCCGTCCCTGGACGGCGCCTCGCTGACCGTGGCCGAGCTCCAGGAGCGGCTGCGCGGCTTCCTCGCCGCCGACCCGGGCCACGAGCCGGACGGCTGGCTGGTCGTCGAGGACTGGAACCCGGTCGGCCTGCTGCCCACCGGCACCGTCCCGCACCACCGCGTGCTGGACGCGCTGCCCACCCGCCGCCCGGTCGCCCTGATCGGCAACGACGGCCACAACGCCTGGGCCAACCAGCGCGCCCTGGACCTCGCCGGGATCACCGCCGCCACCCCCGACCCGGCGGGCGGGCAGATCGTGCGCGACCCCGACGGCACCCCGGGCGGGCTGCTCAAGGACACCGCCCAGGACCTGCTGACCCGGGTGGTCCCGCCGCCCACCCCGGCCGAGCTGGCGAACGCGTGCGCCAGGGCGCTGGCGCTGGCGGCGGCGTCCGGGATCACCACGTTCATGGACGCCTCCGTGGAGACCCGCCAGCTCGACACCTACGCCGCGCTCGCCGCCTCCGGACGGCTGCCGCAGCGGATCGTGCCCGCGCTGCTGATCGGCCCGGAGCTGGCCCGGGACCCGGCGGCGGCGCTGCGGCACGTACGGGAGCTGCGGGCGCGGTACGGGGAGGTGCCCGGACTGCGGTTCGGCACGGCCAAGGTGTTCCTGGACGGGGTCATCGAGTACCCCTCGCAGACCGCCGCGCTGCTCGCGCCCTACCTGGACGCCGAGGGGCGGCCCACCGGCCACCGGGGCGACCTGTACGTGTCGGCCGCCGACTACGGGCGCCTCGCGACCGTCTTCGACCGGGCGGACTGGCAGCTGCACGCGCACGCGATCGGCGACCGGGCCGTGCGGACCGCGCTCGACGGGTACGAGACGGCGGTGCGCGCGAACGGGCGGCGCGGCAACCGGCACACCGTCGCCCACCTCCAGCTGGTCGACCCCGCCGACCACGCACGGTTCGCCCGGCTCGGCGTGGTGGCCTGCATGCAGCTCCAGTGGGCGATGCGGGACATCTGGACCATGGAGGCGCTGCTGCCGTACATCGGGCCCGAGCGGCACCGGCTGCTCTACCCGGCGCGCAGCCTGGAGCGGCACGGGGCGGCGCTGTCCGGCGGCTCCGACTGGCCGGTCGACCCGCTGCAGACCTGGAACCAGCTGCGGACGGCGATCGACCGGGAGGGCGCCGAGGCCGCCGAGGGCGCGCTGTACCCGGAGCGGGAGGGGCTCTCGCGGGCGTCCTCGCTGCGGATGCACACCGCCGGGACCGCCCACCAGCTGCGGATGGAGCGGCTGAGCGGGCGGCTGCTGCCGGGGATGGCGGCGGACCTGGTGGTCCTGGACCGGGACGTCACCCGGGTGCCGGTGCGGGAGATCTCCGACGTACGGGTGCGGCTGACGCTGGTCGGCGGCCGGGCGGTGTACGAGGGCGGCCCCGTCCCCGGCGCCCCCGCGGCCCCGGCCCGGCCCGCCTCGCTGGCCCAGGTGCACGGGGGCCGCCACGCGGGCTGCGGCTGCGGCTGA